A single Theropithecus gelada isolate Dixy chromosome 7b, Tgel_1.0, whole genome shotgun sequence DNA region contains:
- the KLHL25 gene encoding kelch-like protein 25, translating into MSVSVHETRKSRSSTGSMNVTLFHKASHPDCVLAHLNTLRKHCMFTDVTLWAGDRAFPCHRAVLAASSRYFEAMFSHGLRESRDDTVNFQNNLHPEVLELLLDFAYSSRIAINEENAESLLEAGDMLQFHDVRDAAAEFLEKNLFPSNCLGMMLLSDAHQCRRLYEFSWRMCLVHFETVRQSEDFNSLSKDTLLDLISSDELETEDERVVFEAILQWVKHDLEPRKAHLPELLRSVRLALLPSDCLQEAVSSEALLMADERTKLIIDEALRCKSRILQNDGVVTSPCARPRKAGHTLLILGGQTFMCDKIYQVDHKAKEIIPKADLPSPRKEFSASAIGCKVYVTGGRGSENGVSKDVWVYDTVHEEWSKAAPMLIARFGHGSAELENCLYVVGGHTSLAGVFPASPSVSLKQVEKYDPGANKWMMVAPLRDGVSNAAVVSAKLKLFVFGGTSIHRDMVSKVQCYDPTENRWTIKAECPQPWRYTAAAVLGSQIFIMGGDTEFTAASAYRFDCETNQWTRIGDMTAKRMSCHALASGNKLYVVGGYFGTQRCKTLDCYDPTSDTWNCITTVPYSLIPTAFVSTWKHLPA; encoded by the coding sequence ATGTCGGTCAGCGTCCATGAGACCCGCAAGTCGCGGAGCAGCACGGGGTCCATGAACGTCACCCTCTTCCACAAGGCCTCCCACCCGGACTGCGTGCTGGCCCACCTCAACACGCTTCGCAAGCACTGCATGTTCACTGACGTCACGCTCTGGGCGGGCGATCGTGCCTTCCCCTGTCACCGTGCCGTGCTGGCCGCCTCTAGCCGCTACTTTGAGGCCATGTTCAGCCACGGCCTGCGGGAGAGCCGGGACGACACTGTCAACTTCCAGAACAACCTGCACCCGGAGGTGCTGGAGCTGCTGCTGGACTTTGCCTACTCCTCACGCATCGCCATTAACGAGGAGAACGCTGAGTCGCTGCTGGAGGCGGGCGACATGCTGCAGTTCCACGACGTGCGGGACGCTGCCGCCGAGTTCCTGGAGAAGAACCTTTTCCCCTCCAACTGCCTGGGCATGATGCTGCTCTCGGACGCCCACCAGTGCCGCCGGCTGTACGAGTTCTCCTGGCGCATGTGCCTGGTGCACTTTGAGACGGTGCGGCAGAGTGAGGACTTCAACAGCCTGTCCAAGGACACGCTGCTGGACCTCATCTCAAGTGATGAGCTGGAGACCGAGGACGAGCGGGTGGTCTTCGAGGCCATCCTCCAGTGGGTGAAGCACGACCTGGAGCCGCGGAAGGCCCACCTGCCCGAGCTCCTCCGCAGCGTGCGTCTGGCCTTGCTGccgtctgactgcctgcaggagGCCGTCTCCAGCGAGGCACTTCTCATGGCGGACGAGCGCACCAAGCTCATCATAGACGAGGCCCTGCGCTGCAAGAGCAGGATCCTGCAGAATGACGGCGTGGTCAccagcccctgtgcccggccacGCAAAGCAGGCCACACGCTGCTCATCCTGGGGGGCCAGACCTTCATGTGTGACAAGATCTACCAGGTGGACCACAAGGCCAAGGAGATCATCCCCAAGGCCGACCTGCCCAGCCCCCGGAAGGAGTTCAGCGCCTCAGCGATCGGCTGCAAGGTCTATGTGACAGGGGGCAGGGGCTCCGAGAACGGGGTCTCCAAGGACGTCTGGGTGTATGACACCGTACATGAGGAATGGTCCAAGGCGGCGCCCATGCTGATTGCCCGCTTTGGCCATGGCTCAGCGGAGCTGGAGAACTGCCTGTATGTGGTGGGGGGACACACTTCTCTGGCAGGCGTCTTCCCAGCCTCCCCTTCTGTCTCCCTGAAACAAGTGGAGAAATACGACCCTGGGGCCAACAAGTGGATGATGGTGGCCCCCTTGAGGGATGGCGTCAGCAATGCCGCAGTAGTGAGTGCCAAGCTGAAGCTCTTTGTGTTTGGAGGAACCAGCATCCACCGGGACATGGTGTCCAAGGTCCAGTGCTATGACCCCACGGAGAACAGGTGGACGATCAAGGCTGAGTGCCCCCAGCCGTGGCGGTACACAGCCGCTGCCGTCCTGGGCAGCCAGATCTTCATCATGGGAGGTGACACGGAATTCACAGCCGCCTCGGCCTACCGCTTTGACTGTGAGACCAACCAGTGGACACGGATTGGGGACATGACCGCCAAGCGCATGTCCTGCCATGCCCTGGCGTCCGGCAACAAGCTCTATGTGGTCGGGGGCTACTTTGGGACCCAGAGGTGTAAGACTCTGGACTGCTATGACCCCACTTCAGATACGTGGAACTGCATCACCACGGTGCCCTACTCACTTATCCCCACGGCCTTTGTCAGCACCTGGAAGCACCTGCCCGCGTGA